The following proteins are co-located in the Thermus thermophilus HB8 genome:
- the ilvN gene encoding acetolactate synthase small subunit, which produces MRHVISVLVQDHPRVLNRITGLFARRGFNLESLAVGTTHQPGLSRICLVVSGDDRTLEQVEKQLNRLIEVLKVTDHTEPHVERELCLVKVHVAGLEERLAVKDIQEAFRARVVDVAQKSLILELTGDTQKVNSFIEALRPYGILEVMRTGAVAMSRGDRVLKVREKKEAV; this is translated from the coding sequence GTGAGGCACGTCATCTCCGTTTTGGTGCAGGACCACCCCAGGGTCTTGAACCGCATCACGGGCCTTTTCGCAAGGCGCGGCTTCAACCTGGAAAGCCTCGCCGTGGGCACCACCCACCAGCCGGGGCTTTCCCGGATCTGCCTCGTGGTCTCCGGGGACGACCGCACCCTGGAGCAGGTGGAGAAGCAGCTTAACCGGCTCATTGAGGTGCTTAAGGTCACGGACCACACCGAGCCCCACGTGGAGCGGGAGCTCTGCCTGGTGAAGGTCCACGTGGCGGGCCTCGAGGAGCGCCTCGCCGTCAAGGACATCCAGGAGGCTTTCCGGGCGAGGGTGGTGGACGTGGCCCAGAAGAGCCTCATCCTGGAGCTCACCGGGGACACCCAGAAGGTCAACTCCTTTATTGAGGCCTTGAGACCCTACGGGATCCTCGAGGTCATGCGCACCGGCGCGGTGGCCATGAGCCGGGGAGACCGGGTCTTGAAGGTGCGGGAGAAGAAGGAGGCGGTATGA
- the ilvB gene encoding biosynthetic-type acetolactate synthase large subunit, whose protein sequence is MKGAEALLRALEREGVEVIFGHPGGAIMPTYDALYDSPIRHILVRHEQGGVHAATAYARASGRVGVVMATSGPGALNLVTGLADAMMDSTPVVAITGNVPRALIGTDAFQEADVTGVTMPITKHNYLVQDVNEIPRVVKEAFHIAATGRPGPVLIDIPKDVQLAEFTGSFDVKLDLPGYKPTLKGHPKQIERALDALEKAERPVLMVGGGAQHAHAELLAFAEKTGLPVITTLMGLGAFPGNHPLWLGMPGMHGTVAANRAIHHADVILAIGLRFDDRVTGKVSRFAPHAHTIIHVDIDPAEIGKVVRTHIPIVGDSRLVLKELLKGAKALRLAAWWRELEEWRTRYPLRYRPKPHLQSQEVIRAFYEATGGHAIVTTGVGQHQMFAAQFFPVTRPRSFLTSGGLGTMGVGLPFAIGAKIARPEELVIDFDGDGSFQMTLQELATVVKYKLDVKVVILNNGYLGMVRQWQDLFHAKRYSEVYLADSNPDFARLAEAYGIKGVRVERKEDLMKGVEAVLNADGPVVAEFKVYQEEGVFPMIPAGGAAEDMILEPPEEKEEVGA, encoded by the coding sequence ATGAAGGGAGCGGAGGCACTTTTAAGGGCGCTGGAGCGGGAAGGGGTGGAGGTGATCTTCGGCCACCCGGGCGGGGCGATCATGCCCACCTACGACGCCCTCTACGACAGCCCCATCCGCCACATCCTGGTGCGGCACGAGCAGGGCGGGGTCCATGCGGCCACCGCCTACGCCCGCGCCTCAGGCCGGGTGGGGGTGGTCATGGCCACCTCGGGCCCCGGGGCCCTGAACCTGGTCACGGGCCTCGCGGACGCCATGATGGACTCCACCCCGGTGGTGGCCATCACCGGGAACGTCCCCCGGGCCCTCATCGGCACCGACGCCTTCCAGGAGGCGGACGTCACCGGGGTTACCATGCCCATCACCAAGCACAACTACCTGGTCCAGGACGTGAACGAGATCCCCCGGGTGGTGAAGGAGGCCTTCCACATCGCCGCCACCGGCCGCCCCGGCCCCGTGCTCATTGACATCCCCAAGGACGTGCAGCTTGCGGAGTTCACGGGGAGCTTTGACGTGAAGCTGGACCTCCCCGGGTACAAGCCCACCCTGAAGGGGCACCCCAAGCAGATTGAGAGGGCCCTGGACGCCCTGGAGAAGGCGGAGCGCCCCGTCCTCATGGTGGGGGGTGGGGCGCAGCACGCCCACGCCGAGCTCCTCGCCTTCGCCGAGAAGACGGGGCTTCCCGTGATCACCACCCTCATGGGCCTCGGGGCCTTCCCCGGGAACCACCCCTTGTGGCTCGGGATGCCGGGGATGCACGGCACCGTGGCCGCCAACCGGGCCATCCACCACGCGGACGTGATCCTCGCCATCGGCCTCCGCTTTGACGACCGGGTCACGGGCAAGGTCTCCCGCTTCGCCCCCCACGCCCACACCATCATCCACGTGGACATAGACCCCGCCGAGATCGGCAAGGTGGTGCGCACCCACATCCCCATCGTGGGGGACTCGAGGCTCGTCCTCAAGGAGCTCCTCAAGGGGGCGAAGGCCTTGAGGCTTGCCGCCTGGTGGCGGGAGCTCGAGGAGTGGCGCACCCGCTACCCCTTGCGCTACAGGCCCAAGCCCCACCTGCAGAGCCAGGAGGTGATCCGGGCCTTCTACGAGGCCACGGGAGGACACGCCATCGTCACCACGGGGGTGGGGCAGCACCAGATGTTCGCCGCCCAGTTCTTCCCCGTGACGAGGCCGAGGAGCTTCCTCACCAGTGGGGGCCTCGGCACCATGGGGGTGGGGCTTCCCTTCGCCATCGGGGCCAAGATCGCCCGCCCTGAGGAGCTCGTCATTGACTTTGACGGGGACGGCTCCTTCCAGATGACCCTGCAGGAGCTGGCCACGGTGGTGAAGTACAAGCTGGACGTGAAGGTCGTCATCCTGAACAACGGCTACCTGGGCATGGTGCGCCAGTGGCAGGACCTCTTCCACGCCAAGCGCTACAGCGAGGTCTACCTGGCGGACTCCAACCCCGACTTCGCCCGCCTCGCCGAGGCCTACGGGATCAAGGGGGTGAGGGTGGAGCGGAAGGAGGACCTCATGAAGGGGGTGGAGGCCGTCCTGAACGCCGACGGCCCCGTGGTGGCCGAGTTCAAGGTCTACCAGGAGGAGGGGGTCTTCCCCATGATCCCCGCCGGGGGCGCGGCCGAGGACATGATCCTCGAGCCTCCCGAGGAGAAGGAGGAGGTGGGGGCGTGA
- a CDS encoding 2-isopropylmalate synthase, with protein MEKERHIRIFDTTLRDGEQSPGVALSLDQKLEIAQALAQLNVDIIEAGFPVSGPMEFEAVRRIATEVKGPIIAALARTHTLDIDQAAKALEKAEKPRIHVFTSASKVHLQYMLRKTEEEVLEMADRMVRYARRYVDDVEFSAQDVMRADWEFVKRLYEVAIEAGATTINIPDTTGYGTPQEYGALIRRIRDEVVRGRDVVISTHTHDDLGMATANALAGVENGAGQIECTINGIGERAGNCALEEVVMALYVRRDWYKAYTRINTREIYRVSRLVERYTGMPVPPNKAIVGDNAFAHESGIHQDGVIKHRATYEIMDAELIGRRPAVLVLGKHSGRAAFKKALEDLGYKDLSEEEVKKLFARFKEIAEKKGPLSAEELQALVESEREPTSHFFQLEHVQFFSGSGLLPTATVKVKTPDGERLATHTGDGPVDAVYKAIQEAIGLRPELELYRVEAITGSTEALGQVTVRLRLGELQAVGVGVSPDIIEASALAFLDAAGKLASGRATRHPPSIEEVHRGV; from the coding sequence ATGGAGAAGGAACGGCACATCCGGATCTTTGACACCACGCTCAGGGACGGGGAGCAAAGCCCAGGGGTGGCCCTCTCCCTGGACCAGAAGCTGGAGATCGCCCAGGCCCTCGCCCAGCTCAACGTGGACATCATTGAGGCGGGCTTCCCCGTATCGGGGCCCATGGAGTTTGAGGCGGTGCGCCGCATCGCCACCGAGGTCAAGGGCCCCATCATCGCCGCCCTCGCCCGCACCCACACCCTGGACATTGACCAGGCGGCCAAGGCCCTGGAGAAGGCGGAGAAGCCCAGGATCCACGTCTTCACCTCCGCCTCCAAGGTCCACCTGCAGTACATGCTGAGGAAGACGGAGGAGGAGGTCCTGGAGATGGCGGATAGAATGGTCCGCTACGCCAGGAGGTACGTGGACGACGTGGAGTTCTCCGCCCAGGACGTGATGCGGGCGGACTGGGAGTTCGTCAAGAGGCTTTACGAGGTGGCCATTGAGGCCGGGGCCACCACCATCAACATCCCCGACACCACGGGCTACGGCACGCCCCAGGAGTACGGGGCCCTGATCCGCAGGATCCGGGACGAGGTGGTGCGGGGGCGGGACGTGGTCATCTCCACCCACACCCACGACGACCTGGGCATGGCCACGGCCAACGCCCTGGCGGGCGTGGAGAACGGGGCGGGCCAGATTGAGTGCACCATCAACGGCATCGGGGAGCGGGCGGGGAACTGCGCCCTGGAGGAGGTGGTCATGGCCCTCTACGTCCGCCGGGACTGGTACAAGGCCTACACGCGGATCAACACCCGGGAGATCTACCGGGTGAGCCGCCTGGTGGAGCGCTACACCGGGATGCCCGTCCCCCCCAACAAGGCCATCGTGGGGGACAACGCCTTCGCCCACGAGTCGGGGATCCACCAGGACGGGGTCATCAAGCACCGGGCCACCTACGAGATCATGGACGCCGAGCTCATCGGGAGGCGGCCCGCCGTGCTCGTCCTCGGCAAGCACTCGGGCCGGGCGGCTTTTAAAAAGGCCCTCGAGGACCTGGGCTACAAGGACCTCTCCGAGGAGGAGGTGAAGAAGCTCTTCGCCCGCTTCAAGGAGATCGCCGAGAAGAAGGGGCCCCTTTCCGCCGAGGAGCTCCAGGCCCTGGTGGAAAGCGAGCGGGAGCCCACCTCCCACTTCTTCCAGCTGGAGCATGTCCAGTTTTTCTCGGGCTCCGGGCTCCTGCCCACGGCCACGGTCAAGGTGAAGACCCCGGACGGGGAGAGGCTCGCCACCCACACCGGGGACGGTCCCGTGGATGCCGTGTACAAGGCCATCCAGGAGGCCATCGGCCTGAGGCCGGAGCTTGAGCTCTACCGGGTGGAGGCCATCACGGGGAGCACCGAGGCCTTGGGCCAGGTCACGGTGCGCCTCCGGCTCGGCGAGCTCCAGGCCGTGGGGGTGGGGGTCTCCCCGGACATCATTGAGGCGAGCGCCTTGGCCTTTTTGGACGCCGCCGGGAAGCTCGCCTCGGGCCGGGCCACCCGGCACCCGCCCTCCATTGAGGAGGTCCACCGTGGGGTCTAG
- a CDS encoding GNAT family N-acetyltransferase — MRIRRAGLEDLPGVARVLVDTWRATYRGVVPEAFLEGLSYEGQAERWAQRLKTPTWPGRLFVAESESGEVVGFAAFGPDRASGFPGYTAELWAIYVLPTWQRKGLGRALFHEGARLLQAEGYGRMLVWVLKENPKGRGFYEHLGGVLLGEREIELGGAKLWEVAYGFDLGGHKW, encoded by the coding sequence GTGCGGATCCGTAGGGCCGGGCTAGAGGACCTCCCTGGGGTGGCTCGGGTCCTGGTGGATACTTGGCGGGCCACCTACCGGGGCGTGGTGCCGGAGGCCTTCCTGGAGGGGCTTTCCTACGAGGGGCAGGCGGAGAGGTGGGCCCAGCGCCTGAAAACCCCCACCTGGCCCGGTCGGCTTTTCGTGGCCGAGTCCGAGTCCGGGGAGGTGGTGGGCTTCGCCGCCTTCGGGCCGGATCGGGCTTCCGGCTTTCCCGGCTACACCGCGGAGCTTTGGGCCATCTACGTTCTTCCCACCTGGCAGCGTAAGGGCCTGGGGCGGGCCTTGTTCCACGAGGGAGCCCGGCTGCTTCAGGCAGAGGGCTATGGGCGGATGCTGGTCTGGGTCCTCAAGGAGAACCCAAAGGGGCGGGGCTTCTACGAGCACCTGGGCGGGGTGCTCCTGGGGGAGCGGGAGATTGAGCTGGGTGGGGCTAAGCTCTGGGAAGTGGCCTATGGGTTTGACCTAGGGGGGCATAAGTGGTAG
- the ilvC gene encoding ketol-acid reductoisomerase, producing the protein MKIYYEHDADLGFILGKKVAVLGFGSQGHAHALNLKDSGVDVRVGLRKGSRSWEKAEAAGLRVLPVAEAVREADVVMVLLPDEKQAQVYREEVEPNLKEGGALAFAHGFNVHFGQIKPRKDLDVWMVAPKGPGHLVRSEYQKGSGVPALVAVHQDASGSAFPTALAYAKAIGAARAGVIATTFKDETETDLFGEQAVLCGGLTRLIRAGFETLVEAGYPPEMAYFETVHEVKLIVDLIYEAGLKGMRYSISNTAEYGDYTRGDLAVPLEETKRRMREILRQIQSGEFAREWMLENQVGSPVLEANRKRWAAHPIEEVGSRLRAMMPFLKARVMEEVG; encoded by the coding sequence ATGAAGATCTACTACGAGCACGACGCGGACCTTGGCTTCATCCTGGGCAAGAAGGTGGCGGTCTTGGGCTTCGGCTCCCAGGGGCACGCCCACGCCCTGAACCTCAAGGACTCGGGGGTGGACGTGCGCGTGGGCCTGCGCAAAGGGTCTAGGAGCTGGGAGAAGGCGGAGGCCGCCGGGCTTAGGGTCCTCCCCGTGGCCGAGGCGGTGCGGGAGGCCGACGTCGTCATGGTCCTCCTCCCCGACGAGAAGCAGGCCCAGGTCTACCGGGAGGAGGTGGAGCCCAACCTCAAGGAGGGCGGGGCCCTGGCCTTCGCCCACGGCTTCAACGTCCACTTCGGCCAGATCAAGCCCCGCAAGGACCTGGACGTCTGGATGGTGGCCCCCAAGGGCCCGGGCCACTTGGTGCGCTCGGAGTACCAGAAGGGAAGCGGGGTCCCGGCCCTCGTGGCCGTGCACCAGGACGCCTCGGGAAGCGCCTTCCCCACCGCCCTCGCCTACGCCAAGGCCATCGGGGCGGCCCGGGCCGGGGTCATCGCCACCACCTTCAAGGACGAGACGGAGACGGACCTCTTCGGGGAGCAGGCGGTGCTTTGCGGGGGGCTCACCCGGCTCATCCGGGCGGGGTTTGAGACCCTGGTGGAGGCGGGCTACCCCCCGGAGATGGCCTACTTTGAGACCGTCCACGAGGTGAAGCTCATCGTGGACCTCATCTACGAGGCGGGGCTTAAGGGGATGCGCTACTCCATCTCCAACACCGCCGAGTACGGGGACTACACCCGGGGCGACCTCGCCGTGCCCCTGGAGGAGACCAAGCGCCGCATGCGGGAGATCCTGCGCCAGATCCAGTCCGGGGAGTTCGCCCGGGAGTGGATGCTGGAGAACCAGGTGGGAAGCCCGGTTCTGGAGGCCAACCGCAAGCGCTGGGCGGCCCACCCCATTGAGGAGGTGGGCTCGAGGCTTCGCGCCATGATGCCCTTCCTCAAGGCCAGGGTAATGGAGGAGGTAGGCTAA